The Calothrix sp. PCC 7507 DNA segment GTTGAAGAGTTAGCAGATAGTCAGCAAGTCAGTCTAGATGTCAAGGTAAAGAATGAAGGATTAGCAGTATTAAACCTGTTGACTAGCCAGGTAGCTTTTGAGGAAGGAAAAGGAGAGGTAGACTTGACAGTCCGTGGGACAAGAAAGCAACCGCAAGTAGTAGGAATTGCCACTGTTAATGATGCCACTTTTTCCGCCCAGGCTTTGCCAGGAAAACTGAGACGTGTTACCGGTAAAGTTCAGTTTGATCTAGACCGGATTGTAGTCGAAAAACTAGAAGGTCGATTTAGTCGGGGTAAGGTAGAGGCGGCTGGAGAAATTCCCATATTTAACAATGAGGAAGCGGGTATTAACAATCCCCTGACTGTTAACCTCGAACAGCTAACCTTAAATCTCAAGGGACTATATCAAGGAGGCGCTAGTGGCAAGTTGGAGATTACTGGTTCTGCCCTTAACCCAGCAATTGGTGGTCAGGTAAATTTGTTTGATGGACAGGTGTTACTTGCAGAATCTACCAACTCAACTAAACCAGCTACTACCAGTCTGGGTGTATCATTTATCAAAGCTGATAAGCAGAATAAAGCTGATCTCAGGAGTGCGATCGGCAAGTTTAATAATCTAAAATTAGCGCTAGGGAACAACGTCCAAATTACCCGTCCACCTATTCTCAGCTTTTTAGCTACAGGTGACCTCATAGTTAATGGCTCTTTTATTGATCCAATACCTGATGGTACGATCCTGCTAAAAAAAGGCGGTGTAAATTTATTTACTACTCAGTTCAATCTTGCTAGTGGTTATACTCAGACCGCAACCTTTAGAGCCAGTCAACCCCGCGACCCAGACTTAGATATTCGTCTATTCGCTAAGGTATTAGATGGGATTCAAGGTAATGATATCAACAGGCTGAATACTGGGGGGTTAGCAGGTTTAGAGACTGTTCGCGTCGAAGCCAGCATCAAAGGCCCCGCCAGCAAACTTAACGAAAATCTCGAACTGAAAAGTAGCCCAGCACGGGGTGAAACAGAAATTGTTGCCCTTTTAGGCGGTGGGTTTGTTGGTACTCAGGGACGTGGTGACAGTACTTTGGGACTGATTAACATTGCAGGTTCAGCTGTATTCAACAACTTTCAAGGAGCTTTTAACCAAATTGGCAATGCTTTTGGTTTAAGTGAATTGCGTCTATTTCCCACCGTCATTTCTGAGAATCCCGAAGCAGGAAGAAGTAATTCTACATTAGAATTAGCAGCCGAAGCGGGAATTGATATTTCTTCCAGGTTTTCTATTTCCAGCATCAAGATTTTAACAGCCAGTGACCCCTTTCAATGGGGTATCAATTATAGAATCAACGACGAATTCCGCATCCGTGCTTCCACGAATTTATCTAATGATAGTCGTGCCGTAGTTGAGTATGAAAATCGGTTTTAAATCAAAAATTTTTAATGTTTTCGTCTACTGATAATTTTTCTAGAATTTTCTCATACTCTTTTTTGATTTCATCAGCGAACATTGGTGGACTTAAAATTTGAGCATTTGCCCCATATTTCAAAATGCGTTGACGAAACCAAAACCAATAATCTATCGTCGCTTCAATGTGGCGAAATTGTCCTTCTGGATCGCTGTAAACAATTACTTCATCCTGGCGTCGAGGGTGATAATTAGATAGTTGTCCGCTTGTGTGATAGCAGACTTTTAATGTAGGGAAATCACAGGACACCCAATTTGTATTAGATGCAGCTCCAACAATGGATATTTTGTCAAGGCGAAAGATATGGTTTTGGTCGATATTATGCCAATAGTCAAATCGCCAAGAACGCCAGTCGGGGATAAATGCGAATAGGTAGAGAACACCGTCGTGCAGTCGCAGTTCTGAACGGTCAATATCCCAGATGCGTCCTTCTCCTGGCTGACTTTGATAGCGAATGGTGTAACGACGTTGTTGCACAAAGCGTTCTTGGAGTTGGCGAACGATCGCATCTAAATTGCGATCGCCATAATCAACGGGAGGACTAAAATTGACTTTTATAAACGCTGGAATGTCCGATTCTATTAAGTTACCGATGCGTTGAATTTGGCTTGCTTGCGCCGAGAAGCCCATATCAGCCAAGAAATATGCCGCTACTGCAAGGGCTTCTCGCTGTTCGGTAGAGAGAAGAACGGGGAAATTTGATTCGACTAGTTCGTAGGGACGGTGTGGTGCGCTTTTAATTTCAATACCGCAGTCTCTAAGTTTGCGAATTGTGCGGGTAAGTTTTTGTTTAACATCAGCATCATCTGTAGATTTGCCATGCTGTTCAAGAAAAATTGAGAGTAAATCTGCTAATTCTTCGCGTCGTCGTGGCTTTGCGGCTAGAAGTCTCAGGATTTCCAGAGCAAAGGCTATTTGGTTGTAATTGCTATCGGGTTTAGAAGACATGACATAAAAAAATCCGTCTAAAAAGGTGTAGTCAAAAAATGATATCAAAAAATGACAACATCTATTTTTATATTGGTCTGGACAAAATTCTTAAGTAGGTGCTACATTTATTGAAAATAATAAGCGTCAAAAAAAGTACCAGTTCCTTTGACGCTCGTTTGAATTTTTACTTTTGAAAGCACAAATTAAATTGCTGTTGTGCTGTCAATATCTTTGTACTTTTTTTAAGGAAGTATCCCCTTAATGAAAAATTCTAATTTAGAATCGCCGGAGTTGCATCTTAATTTGCAACGCTGTCGAATACCTTTTGTCAGCGATCTAACAACGACACAGGTTAGCAACATAATAAAGTTACTAGCAAAGCAAGATATCTTGGCAAAAGATGTTTTAAGGTTGGCAAAAGAAGATAATCTAAAAGTCCCATATATTTACGGAACTTTGGTATTTACCATTTCGGACACACACAAGCCAGGTAATCGCTATCGCCTTAGCGCAGAAATGATACCTAATTCATACACCAGCGCGTAGCAAGTATTGAGTACTAGTTATTTTCGCCTTCTTCATTAGTTTCAATCCCGTTGCCGGGAATCATTTATTTGAAAGCTGTCTAGAGTATTCATTAGCCGTAAACTGATTACGTTTCAATCCCGTTGCCGGGAATCATTTATTTGAAAGATTTTTGATTTAATGAGATTAACAACGGCAAATATGTTTCAATCCCGTTGCCGGGAATTATTTATTTGAAAGAGGAGCGGGACTGACCATAGAACTCCCCACAATATCACGTTTCAATCCCGTTGCCGGGAATCATTTATTTGAAAGTCTGGAGTGACTTCCACGTATCGCTGTGTCCCCAGCGGGAGTTTCAATCCCGTTGCCGGGAATCATTTATTTGAAAGCTCACCCAATTGCTGTCTGAGTTCTTCGGCTGAGTTTCAATCCCGTTGCCGGGAATCATTTATTTGAAAGCGGGATGCCATCAAGAAAGTCGAGGCTTATTTCTCGTTTCAATCCCGTTGCCGGGAATCATTTATTTGAAAGCGCTCTCGCCTTCTAGCCCCCAGGTGGTGACGTTCTGTTTCAATCCCGTTGCCGGGAATCATTTATTTGAAAGTAATACCTTTTCTACCTTCCACAAATAAGGATTTAATTGTTTCAATCCCGTTGCCGGGAATCATTTATTTGAAAGTTCAGACCCAGATTACTCCTGTTGTTTCTTGGGCGTTTCAATCCCGTTGCCGGGAATCATTTATTTGAAAGCCTTAGGGCAACTTGTCAGGCTCAACCCCCGTGACGGTTTCAATCCCGTTGCCGGGAATCATTTATTTGAAAGTACTGTGCCGCAGCCAGCGATCGCCTCCTACTGTGCAGTCCAGTGCGTTTCAATCCCGTTGCCGGGAATCATTTATTTGAAAGTTTTAATCCCAACAAAACCCGCCTCAAAAACATCAGTTTCAATCCCGTTGCCGGGAATCATTTATTTGAAAGTTTAGACTTAGACCCGGATGACTAAATATGCCATGTTTCAATCCCGTTGCCGGGAATCATTTATTTGAAAGTTGTGCATAGTAGCTGCAAAGGTTAATACACTCAGGTTTCAATCCCGTTGCCGGGAATCATTTATTTGAAAGAGAAAATTTTTCTGAGAAACAGGGGTTCAAGGATGTTTCAATCCCGTTGCCGGGAATCATTTATTTGAAAGGGGGCGGGCGTACTCCATCTCTGACTCCCGATAAACAGAAGTTTCAATCCCGTTGCCGGGAATCATTTATTTGAAAGTTTACCAACTAGGATTAGACATGCCTGATACCGATAGTTTCAATCCCGTTGCCGGGAATCATTTATTTGAAAGCAGAGTCGCGGGTTGTGTCCAAAGCAGCTTGCCCCATTGGTTTCAATCCCGTTGCCGGGAATCATTTATTTGAAAGTTAATACTTGTCATGCCGCTGACATCTCTAAGGTGTTTCAATCCCGTTGCCGGGAATCATTTATTTGAAAGTAATTAATCGTTTTACATCCAGTAAGTTTCTATTCTCGTTTCAATCCCGTTGCCGGGAATCATTTATTTGAAAGCTAGTGATGGTGGATTATTGGTATTAATAGCCAAGAAAGTTTCAATCCCGTTGCCGGGAATCATTTATTTGAAAGGCGCAACCAACTGCGAATGGTACTTTCTGGTAGTTTCAATCCCGTTGCCGGGAATCATTTATTTGAAAGTAGTGGATATCTTCTATTGAAACTGGCATCTTGAGAGCGTTTCAATCCCGTTGCCGGGAATCATTTATTTGAAAGACAAAGTCAAGGATAAATACTAATGGCAAAGGCGGTAGTTTCAATCCCGTTGCCGGGAATCATTTATTTGAAAGATATCGGATCAGCGTAGTAACCGTCAGTTTGAGGAAGTTTCAATCCCGTTGCCGGGAATCATTTATTTGAAAGTTGAATCTCTGTCTGTACCTCAGCCTCGGTCTTTTGAGCTTGTTTCAATCCCGTTGCCGGGAATCATTTATTTGAAAGATGGACATCAAGCTGAGTATGTTGTCGGCAAAGGTTTCAATCCCGTTGCCGGAAATCATTTATTTGAAAGACCCACAGTACTTTTATGCCTTCGGCTTCACAGATTTGGTTTCAATCCCGTTGCCGGGAATCATTTATTTGAAAGAAACACTCAAATCCCTGTACACAGACTTGATTTACGTTTCAATCCCGTTGCCGGGAATCATTTATTTGAAAGCCAGGTTAATGGCTCGTTTGGATTTGTGAAAGTGCGTTTCAATCCCGTTGCCGGGAATCATTTATTTGAAAGTTAAATTTTTACGCAGGGCTGACTTAACATCTTTATGTTTCAATCCCGTTGCCGGGAATCATTTATTTGAAAGTCAGAAATATATTCACGGTTAAGCGGGGTTTTAAAGTTTCAATCCCGTTGCCGGGAATCATTTATTTGAAAGTTTTTACCAGCAACTGTAGAAGAGTAGGTTCCTTGATGTTTCAATCCCGTTGCCGGGAATCATTTATTTGAAAGCCTTGCCCCTAGAGTTAATCCCAATCCTTTTTATAGTTTCAATCCCGTTGCCGGGAATCATTTATTTGAAAGCCAGAGACTGCAAGGTTATAAATTTCATCAAAAAGCGTTTCAATCCCGTTGCCGGGAATCATTTATTTGAAAGTTGACCCTACGTAGTAGACTAATGCTCGTTTGTTTACATTTGACCGTTTCAATCCCGTTGCCGGGAATCATTTATTTGAAAGAAATCTGGGCTAAAGACTTTGCTGCTCTTGGCTGAATGTTTCAATCCCGTTGCCGGGAATCATTTATTTGAAAGTCCTCAAAACCCCTTTAGCTGATCAGGTTGATACGCCCGTTTCAATCCCGTTGCCGGGAATCATTTATTTGAAAGACGCTCAGTAAAGGAAACCTGCTCAAGAAACCGACTATGTTTCAATCCCGTTGCCGGGAATCATTTATTTGAAAGGTAACTGTACGCAGCTACGGCGACCATCTATGAACAGTTTCAATCCCGTTGCCGGGAATCATTTATTTGAAAGCAAAGGACAAAGACCAAGATAGTGTATATGATACAGTTTCAATCCCGTTGCCGGGAATCATTTATTTGAAAGTTAGGAAATTATTTACGGTAAAGTGTGGTGATGTCGGTTTCAATCCCGTTGCCGGGAATCATTTATTTGAAAGTCAACCATGATTAATCCTTGCGGCATAAAGGTGGTTGTTTCAATCCCGTTGCCGGGAATCATTTATTTGAAAGTGCATCCAGTGCAAAGGTTCCGGTATGCCCTACCGGTTTCAATCCCGTTGCCGGGAATCATTTATTTGAAAGCATCCAGTCAGGGAGTAGTGATATGTCTACTTCGAGTTTCAATCCCGTTGCCGGGAATCATTTATTTGAAAGAAAGGTGACTTATAAAAAGTTCATTGCATCTATAAGGTTTCAATCCCGTTGCCGGGAATCATTTATTTGAAAGTCAAAGAATGATGGCAGAATTTGCTTATGGAGATTGTTTCAATCCCGTTGCCGGGAATCATTTATTTGAAAGAATGGCGATCGCGGAAACTGCTAATCCTTGTATCCTTGTTTCAATCCCGTTGCCGGGAATCATTTATTTGAAAGACAACATCGGGGAAATACTTCAAGAGCTAGCTACATGTTTCAATCCCGTTGCCGGGAATCATTTATTTGAAAGCTCTGCGATATCCTTGCAGAGATCAAGAGTATTAATAGTTTCAATCCCGTTGCCGGGAATCATTTATTTGAAAGTTGCTGAAGTAATTGATATGGCAGTGCAATTAGAAGGGTTTCAATCCCGTTGCCGGGAATCATTTATTTGAAAGGCTGCGGTGAAATTGTTAAAAAGACTCTATCTACTCGGTTTCAATCCCGTTGCCGGGAATCATTTATTTGAAAGTTTTCCTAGCAAGATATAAGCTAGCCAAATTGCATTGTTTCAATCCCGTTGCCGGGAATCATTTATTTGAAAGACTACCACTAAGTAGGTTATTCAAACTACGTACTTAGTTTCAATCCCGTTGCCGGGAATCATTTATTTGAAAGGTCCATATTTGCGGAGAATAGCCGCCAATTAAAATGTTTCAATCCCGTTGCCGGGAATCATTTATTTGAAAGTTTCCTTCATTAAATCGAAGTCACCATTAGAAACAGCGTTTCAATCCCGTTGCCGGGAATCATTTATTTGAAAGATAAATCTTTTTCAATTAGACAAAAGTCCTCAGCGTTTCAATCCCGTTGCCGGGAATCATTTATTTGAAAGACCCCGGATGATGTAGAGAGTTTTATTCATAGTGTGTTTCAATCCCGTTGCCGGGAATCATTTATTTGAAAGTCAGCTTTAGATGTTGAGTCTTGAGCAGCCACGGCATGTTTCAATCCCGTTGCCGGGAATCATTTATTTGAAAGATGCTGAAAATCAGCATCATCTGCTAAATTGCCTTGTTTCAATCCCGTTGCCGGGAATCATTTATTTGAAAGGTGAGCAAATTTCAAACGTGCAATAGCCATAGCGCAGTTTCAATCCCGTTGCCGGGAATCATTTATTTGAAAGTATTGTCCACTGCAGTTTGAACATCGGCTGGAACTGGTTTCAATCCCGTTGCCGGGAATCATTTATTTGAAAGTTTAGCAGGAACTTTCATACGACATAGAGGCAAAGTTTCAATCCCGTTGCCGGGAATCATTTATTTGAAAGTAAATACTTGCGTAAAAGAATCACGCATATTATCAAAGTTTCAATCCCGTTGCCGGGAATCATTTATTTGAAAGGCATTACTTGGCATCTTGCTAGTGAAATTTTGCAAGTTTCAATCCCGTTGCCGGGAATCATTTATTTGAAAGAAGAAAGTATCTTTAATACCCAGCACACAATAATGTGTTTCAATCCCGTTGCCGGGAATCATTTATTTGAAAGTCAAGTATCAACTTTGTGGCAACACTTGACGACATAAGTTTCAATCCCGTTGCCGGGAATCATTTATTTGAAAGTCATCATCTCTCTCTAGCAATGCCCTGATAAACTGTTTCAATCCCGTTGCCGGGAATCATTTATTTGAAAGGTCTTCAGACTTAATTTTTTCTGGCTCGTAAGGAGAGGTTTCAATCCCGTTGCCGGGAATCATTTATTTGAAAGCTCCTCATATTCCTCAAAAGTCTAAATCTTCTGGGCGATGTTTCAATCCCGTTGCCGGGAATCATTTATTTGAAAGAATCCTTGCTGTGTAAGGCGGTGACGGGTGATGATGGTTTCAATCCCGTTGCCGGGAATCATTTATTTGAAAGCTAAACCAACATCGGGAACTACTCTATATCTTTGTTTCAATCCCGTTGCCGGGAATCATTTATTTGAAAGGGTACTTCCTGTAAAACTTGAGAATGAATACTTTTGGTTTCAATCCCGTTGCCGGGAATCATTTATTTGAAAGTTCAGCCACATAGATATATTCATTTGAGATACTGTTAGTTTCAATCCCGTTGCCGGGAATCATTTATTTGAAAGTCGGACGTAAAAATTCCAATTTTGGACAATTTCAAGTTTCAATCCCGTTGCCGGGAATCATTTATTTGAAAGTTGATTGTAATGTGTAATATATAATTATATATTAGTTTCAATCCCGTTGCCGGGAATCATTTATTTGAAAGAACTCTAAAAAGAAATCAGATGGCTTTGGTAAAGACATGTTTCAATCCCGTTGCCGGGAATCATTTATTTGAAAGGTAGCAATCAAAAGCGGTACATTCAATACATTCACAAGTTTCAATCCCGTTGCCGGGAATCATTTATTTGAAAGCTAGGAAGCAAGGCGGCTCAACAAGGTAAATGTCGGTTTCAATCCCGTTGCCGGGAATCATTTATTTGAAAGTTCCCAGAGTAGGTTTGATGTCCATGATGTTTTCATGTTTCAATCCCGTTGCCGGGAATCATTTATTTGAAAGCTGCCACTGGGGTTGCTTCTTCCATCGCATTTGAAGGGTTTCAATCCCGTTGCCGGGAATCATTTATTTGAAAGTGTTGAGGGCTGGGGCTGTGGCACTCCCTTTCCTGTTTCAATCCCGTTGCCGGGAATCATTTATTTGAAAGTTGTATCAGCCTTTGTGGGGGCGTTATGTGCGATTGTGTTTCAATCCCGTTGCCGGGAATCATTTATTTGAAAGAGAAGCAATGTCAGCAGATGTAAGACCCGCTATGAGTTTCAATCCCGTTGCCGGGAATCATTTATTTGAAAGTCCGCCAGCCAGAAGCTAAATATAGAGCCATTCCCGCCAGCAATTTTGGCAGGTCTAATTTAAAAGTCCGTTTCCGGGATTCATTAGTAGGCTCTACATTCATACATAAAAGGCTGAAACTATTGAATTGTCAAGGTTCTGTCGATTTGGCGGGAGGTGGGGGGTTTTCGCCCGTGCTTTGCCCTGCCAAAAAATTTTACCAGCATTATATCAACATCATAGTATTATCGTCTCTTCTTGTCGAGGTTGCTCAGAACCGTAGGTAATAGTCTTACGCACCGCTCCAGCATCCAAAACATAGATGCGTACTGAATCTTCGGCTGGTTTAATCAAGTTTTCAACTTGCACCTTTAGTTTAGCAAACTGCATGGCAGTCAAAAAACATTCAAAAACGCTGTACTGTGTCCAAGTTCCATAACCGGAAAGCATTTTATGTAACTTTGTTCGCCGCTTATTCGCCGCTTTACTATCCGGCAAATCGTAAATTATGAGGTAAAACAAAGTACTCATCGCAGTGTCAGGGCTTTATAGGGAACCCCTTCTTGTAAATGCCGACTTAATAAACGTGCTTGCAATTCAATAGCACGACGATAGCTGCAATGATAGCCAAAGCTGGGATGCTTAAACTCGTCATTCATTTTTCGTTCCCATGCTTGCAAAAACTGTTTGCGTCCGGCTTCCGAAAGTCGATAAGCACCGAGATTATCAGTAAAATCATCGGGTTTAATTTCTTTATGGCTGATAACCGAAAGTATCAAATTATCCGCAACCAACGGGCGAAATTCTTCCATTAAATCGAGAACCATTGCAGGTTGTCCTCTGGTGGCTTCGTGCAAATAACCAACGTAAGGGTCTAAACCAGCTAGATGTACCGCAGCCGTTACCTGAACTTGCAAAAGTCCATAAGCAAACCCCAATAAAGCATTGACTGCATCAGTGGGAGGACGACGATTTCTGCCATTAAATGACCATTGTTCCTCAAGCATCACCGACCAAGCGGCAAAATATTCTCGTGCAGCCAATCCTTCAACCCCACGGACTTCATCGAGGGTTGTTTTTTCTTTAACTAGCTGTTTGCGAGATTTTAGGGGATTGTCTTTTTGGTCGTGGCGGTATAAAACACTATATTGATTGTGGATTTTGCCCGTCACAATAGTTTTGACAATCTCTAAACGATGTGCTGCGTCACAGTAAGCAGCATATTGTGCCAGCCGCAACTGACCATTACGCGAGTATCCCGGTAGCGCCGAACCCAAGTATTTACCAAAACCAGAAAGGTAATGTACGGGCATCCCCAATTCCAAAGCATATACTAAAGCATCGCCAGTAATCTGGGGATTCCCCATCAATACGACTTGTTCGACAGTTTGGGCGGGAACTGATTTTTTCTCCCAGTTGCCATCTTCTTGTTTTAAGGCGACTTTAAAAGCTTCCGCAGCTTTACTTAAAACTGCATCGGGTTGAGTGACGTAGAGAATAGACATGTTTTAGACCTCCAGACGTAATTTTTTGATTTCTTTTGGCAAGCAAATTTTTTGCAAGCTGCAATCTTGACACTTTTTTGGGTGGTCAATTGGTGGTGGCATTGCTTTGCCAAGTGCAGCACGCGCCGCCTGAATTGCTTGTTCTGTGGCTTGTCGCAATTCGGGAGTAAAAATTACTCGTTGGCGGCGGCGGTTGGCGTAGTAAAAAATTTCTCCGTAGGGAATGGAATCTCCGGTGCGTTCTTCTAGACACAAAGCCGCACCGCAGAGTTGAAAATGGTCGCTGAGGTGGTTGGCCATACGTCCCTTTTTAAATTCTAAAGGGATTAGCTGGCAATCTATTTCTTCTACCGCATCAATGATACCGTTAATGAGGAGG contains these protein-coding regions:
- a CDS encoding YafY family protein, giving the protein MSSKPDSNYNQIAFALEILRLLAAKPRRREELADLLSIFLEQHGKSTDDADVKQKLTRTIRKLRDCGIEIKSAPHRPYELVESNFPVLLSTEQREALAVAAYFLADMGFSAQASQIQRIGNLIESDIPAFIKVNFSPPVDYGDRNLDAIVRQLQERFVQQRRYTIRYQSQPGEGRIWDIDRSELRLHDGVLYLFAFIPDWRSWRFDYWHNIDQNHIFRLDKISIVGAASNTNWVSCDFPTLKVCYHTSGQLSNYHPRRQDEVIVYSDPEGQFRHIEATIDYWFWFRQRILKYGANAQILSPPMFADEIKKEYEKILEKLSVDENIKNF
- the cas2 gene encoding CRISPR-associated endonuclease Cas2, producing the protein MSTLFYLIIYDLPDSKAANKRRTKLHKMLSGYGTWTQYSVFECFLTAMQFAKLKVQVENLIKPAEDSVRIYVLDAGAVRKTITYGSEQPRQEETIIL
- the cas1d gene encoding type I-D CRISPR-associated endonuclease Cas1d codes for the protein MSILYVTQPDAVLSKAAEAFKVALKQEDGNWEKKSVPAQTVEQVVLMGNPQITGDALVYALELGMPVHYLSGFGKYLGSALPGYSRNGQLRLAQYAAYCDAAHRLEIVKTIVTGKIHNQYSVLYRHDQKDNPLKSRKQLVKEKTTLDEVRGVEGLAAREYFAAWSVMLEEQWSFNGRNRRPPTDAVNALLGFAYGLLQVQVTAAVHLAGLDPYVGYLHEATRGQPAMVLDLMEEFRPLVADNLILSVISHKEIKPDDFTDNLGAYRLSEAGRKQFLQAWERKMNDEFKHPSFGYHCSYRRAIELQARLLSRHLQEGVPYKALTLR
- the cas4 gene encoding CRISPR-associated protein Cas4; translated protein: MDEKYYLPLAYLNAWEYCPRRFFLEYELGENADNEHIIIGRHLHRNVDDEGKSVEGDKVIYRHQWVWCDRLLINGIIDAVEEIDCQLIPLEFKKGRMANHLSDHFQLCGAALCLEERTGDSIPYGEIFYYANRRRQRVIFTPELRQATEQAIQAARAALGKAMPPPIDHPKKCQDCSLQKICLPKEIKKLRLEV